From the Brevibacillus choshinensis genome, one window contains:
- a CDS encoding NUDIX hydrolase, which produces MTEQEFLQKYDASRYARPSVTVDMLIFTVADEQEPNYRKLSPKSLQILLVKRADHPFMGQWALPGGFVSPDESLEEAALRELREETNIDDIYLEQLYTWGEVNRDPRTRVISASYMALVDSERLEVKAGDDADDARWFRVEDKWLRENKIATETGTITEKWVALRFWNEAEELSATVKITRTVSGRTVREEREIVETNQVAFDHAKIIQYALERLRNKIEYTDIAFALMPELFTLTELQQVYEVILGKELLAAAFRRKVADKVIETNHYRKHAGHRPSKYYRFHPEWTDQA; this is translated from the coding sequence ATGACCGAGCAGGAATTTCTACAAAAGTACGATGCAAGCCGATATGCACGACCGTCTGTCACCGTCGACATGCTCATTTTTACCGTTGCCGATGAACAGGAGCCGAATTATCGCAAGCTCTCCCCAAAATCGTTGCAGATTCTACTGGTCAAACGCGCGGATCATCCTTTCATGGGACAGTGGGCCTTGCCGGGAGGATTTGTCTCTCCCGATGAAAGCTTGGAGGAGGCAGCCCTTCGCGAGCTTCGAGAGGAGACGAATATCGACGACATTTATCTGGAGCAGCTGTACACGTGGGGAGAAGTAAACAGGGATCCTCGCACACGGGTTATCAGCGCTTCATACATGGCGCTGGTGGACAGCGAGAGGCTGGAAGTAAAAGCAGGAGACGATGCAGATGATGCCAGGTGGTTTCGCGTCGAGGACAAATGGCTGCGCGAGAACAAGATCGCCACAGAGACAGGAACGATTACGGAAAAATGGGTAGCGTTGCGTTTCTGGAATGAAGCCGAGGAATTATCGGCAACGGTCAAAATCACGCGCACGGTCTCGGGGCGTACCGTTCGGGAAGAAAGAGAGATCGTGGAGACAAATCAGGTGGCCTTTGACCATGCGAAGATCATTCAATACGCGCTAGAGCGTCTGCGCAACAAGATCGAGTATACGGATATCGCTTTTGCCCTCATGCCGGAGCTCTTCACGCTGACAGAGCTGCAGCAAGTGTATGAGGTGATTTTAGGCAAGGAACTGTTGGCTGCGGCATTTCGCAGAAAGGTTGCTGACAAGGTAATCGAGACGAATCACTACCGCAAGCATGCGGGCCATCGGCCATCAAAATATTACCGGTTTCATCCGGAGTGGACAGATCAAGCGTAA
- a CDS encoding cation:dicarboxylate symporter family transporter — protein MKRFGLAIQIVIGLILGILVGAIFFGNPAVATYLQPIGDVFLRLIKMIVIPIVIATLIVGVAGVGDVKKLGKIGGKTILYFEIVTTIAIVVGLLAANIFQPGVGVDMSHLAKTDIHTYVETAETTQSHSMIDTFVNIVPKNIFDAIVRGDMLAIIFFSVLFGLGVAAAGERGKPVLNFFQGVADAMFWVVNAIMRFAPFGVFALIGVTVSKFGLSSLVPLGKLVILVHVAMAFFIFVVLGTIARISGIKITQILRILKDELLLAYSTSSSETVLPKIMEKMERLGCPKAITSFVIPTGYSFNLDGSTLYQALAALFIAQMYGIHMPISAQITLMLVLMVTSKGIAGVPGVSFVVLLATLGSVGIPLEGLAFIAGVDRLLDMARTVVNVVGNSLAAVVISRWEGQFDKQKAEQYLKEVATKAA, from the coding sequence ATGAAGCGGTTTGGTTTAGCGATTCAGATTGTCATCGGTCTCATTCTGGGTATCCTGGTGGGCGCCATTTTCTTTGGCAATCCTGCTGTGGCGACCTATTTACAGCCGATTGGTGATGTTTTCCTTCGTTTGATTAAAATGATTGTTATCCCGATCGTAATCGCGACGTTGATCGTCGGAGTTGCGGGAGTGGGAGACGTCAAGAAGCTGGGTAAAATCGGCGGAAAAACCATTCTGTATTTTGAAATCGTTACCACGATTGCAATTGTTGTCGGTCTTCTGGCTGCAAACATCTTTCAACCAGGGGTCGGCGTGGACATGTCGCATCTGGCGAAAACCGACATTCATACTTATGTGGAGACAGCGGAAACCACGCAAAGCCACAGTATGATTGATACCTTTGTAAACATCGTTCCAAAAAACATCTTTGATGCCATTGTCCGTGGTGACATGCTGGCGATTATCTTCTTCTCCGTCTTATTTGGGTTAGGGGTAGCGGCTGCAGGTGAGCGCGGAAAACCGGTACTGAATTTCTTCCAGGGCGTTGCGGACGCTATGTTCTGGGTTGTAAATGCAATCATGCGTTTTGCTCCATTCGGGGTATTTGCCCTGATCGGGGTTACGGTATCCAAGTTTGGTCTATCATCCCTTGTACCTTTGGGGAAATTGGTGATTCTCGTACACGTCGCGATGGCGTTCTTCATTTTCGTTGTTTTGGGAACGATTGCAAGAATCAGTGGAATTAAAATTACGCAGATTCTCAGAATCTTGAAGGACGAGCTGCTCTTGGCTTACTCGACTTCCAGCTCTGAGACCGTCTTGCCGAAAATCATGGAAAAAATGGAGCGTCTCGGCTGTCCAAAAGCGATTACTTCGTTTGTAATCCCGACAGGCTATTCCTTTAACCTGGACGGTTCTACGCTGTACCAAGCATTGGCGGCATTGTTTATTGCGCAAATGTACGGCATCCACATGCCAATCAGCGCACAGATTACATTGATGCTCGTTCTGATGGTAACCTCCAAAGGGATCGCAGGTGTACCTGGTGTCTCGTTCGTTGTCCTGTTGGCGACTTTGGGTTCAGTCGGTATTCCATTGGAAGGTCTCGCTTTCATCGCGGGTGTCGACCGTCTGCTTGACATGGCGCGTACCGTTGTAAACGTAGTAGGGAACTCTCTGGCTGCCGTCGTTATTTCTCGCTGGGAAGGTCAGTTTGACAAACAAAAAGCTGAGCAGTACCTAAAAGAAGTAGCTACGAAAGCCGCTTAA
- the ytvI gene encoding sporulation integral membrane protein YtvI, which produces MTIRKIILLGILLAITLFLLPYSVPFILSLLTAILLEPLVLFLIRSLRINRLSAVIGSFLLFLLSFAIIAYWLGTQIVVQSVDLAQRLPTYSQHLFEFLESTFGQWELYYSTLPAETVNQIQQVFDSLKTSALNTASTLAKGILGGVATIPGFLLTTIIYLVALFLISLDLPRLRAGFMRMFTVSAREKINVVLTQLNRATIGFLRAQIILSFVTFMIAWLGLIILKVKYSAVIALLIVLVDILPILGTGSFLVPWAVYNFFTDKEHLAIGLVILFLVITVIRRIIEPKILASSLGISALAALVSLFLGFQVMGFFGLILGPALVIIYDALRKAGFLKFKIDF; this is translated from the coding sequence ATGACGATTCGGAAGATTATATTGTTAGGAATTCTCCTAGCGATCACATTATTTCTGCTACCGTATTCCGTTCCTTTTATCCTCTCGTTATTGACGGCGATTTTGCTGGAACCGTTGGTGTTGTTTCTCATCCGGAGTCTACGCATCAATCGATTGAGTGCCGTCATCGGTTCCTTTCTCTTGTTTCTCTTGTCATTTGCAATCATCGCCTACTGGTTAGGCACTCAGATCGTGGTGCAAAGCGTTGATCTCGCTCAGCGGCTACCCACCTATTCCCAGCATCTGTTTGAGTTCCTGGAGTCCACGTTTGGGCAATGGGAACTGTATTACTCCACTTTGCCTGCTGAAACAGTCAATCAGATTCAACAGGTATTTGACAGCTTGAAAACGTCCGCGCTAAACACCGCTTCTACGCTCGCGAAAGGAATCCTCGGAGGTGTCGCCACCATTCCTGGCTTCCTGCTCACGACGATCATCTACCTGGTAGCACTGTTCCTGATTAGTCTGGATCTGCCTCGGTTGCGTGCTGGTTTCATGCGGATGTTCACGGTCTCTGCCAGAGAGAAGATAAACGTGGTGCTCACTCAGCTCAACCGCGCCACGATTGGTTTCTTACGCGCCCAGATCATCCTCAGCTTTGTCACGTTCATGATCGCATGGCTGGGTCTCATCATCTTGAAGGTCAAGTATTCAGCGGTCATTGCTCTGCTGATCGTACTGGTGGACATCCTCCCGATCTTGGGAACAGGATCCTTCCTCGTTCCATGGGCGGTCTACAATTTCTTTACAGACAAGGAGCACCTCGCCATCGGTTTGGTCATTCTCTTCCTGGTGATCACCGTCATCCGGCGCATCATCGAGCCAAAGATTTTGGCTTCGAGCCTCGGCATCAGTGCTTTGGCAGCGTTGGTCAGCCTCTTTCTCGGCTTTCAGGTCATGGGCTTTTTCGGTCTCATCCTGGGTCCTGCCCTCGTCATTATTTATGATGCACTGCGCAAGGCAGGTTTCCTGAAGTTCAAAATTGATTTCTAA
- the pnuC gene encoding nicotinamide riboside transporter PnuC has protein sequence MITKWTGYFADWSWFERLWLLAFTVVNVYLFFALDDTLIGLIASLTGMLSVVLVAKGKTWNYYPGIINVVLYAFVAYGQKYYGEVMLNLLYFLPMQFIGLFMWRKNGLSEEKRNDVRVAVMTNRARIYWSVLCLAVTVVYAWVLKTMGGALPFIDSLTAVLSIVAMIFMVKRFVEQWVVWILIDVLTIYMWLVAFMRDGNDVSILVMWTAYLVNAIYGWLNWRTQYRMQKEEKVWEQ, from the coding sequence ATGATTACCAAATGGACCGGTTACTTCGCTGACTGGAGCTGGTTTGAAAGACTGTGGCTGCTTGCTTTTACCGTCGTCAATGTGTATTTGTTTTTCGCCCTAGATGATACGCTCATCGGCTTGATTGCGTCGTTGACAGGAATGCTCAGCGTGGTCCTCGTCGCCAAAGGGAAGACCTGGAATTACTACCCGGGCATCATCAACGTAGTGCTCTACGCTTTTGTTGCCTATGGACAAAAATATTACGGCGAAGTCATGCTCAATCTTCTCTACTTTTTACCGATGCAGTTTATTGGGCTGTTCATGTGGAGAAAGAACGGTTTGTCCGAAGAAAAACGAAATGATGTGAGGGTGGCGGTGATGACCAACCGCGCCCGGATCTATTGGAGCGTGCTATGTCTCGCTGTGACGGTTGTGTATGCTTGGGTACTGAAGACAATGGGCGGAGCTCTCCCGTTCATTGACTCCCTGACCGCTGTGCTCTCGATTGTGGCGATGATCTTCATGGTGAAACGCTTTGTAGAACAATGGGTCGTCTGGATTCTCATCGATGTGCTGACCATCTACATGTGGCTAGTCGCCTTTATGAGGGATGGCAACGACGTTTCGATCCTCGTCATGTGGACCGCGTATCTCGTGAATGCGATCTATGGCTGGCTGAACTGGAGAACACAATATCGCATGCAAAAGGAGGAGAAGGTATGGGAACAGTAG